In Hallerella succinigenes, the following are encoded in one genomic region:
- a CDS encoding EAL domain-containing protein, which yields MGKQNTFAKLWGCLWVILCFAVLGYAKDARVVKVGWFEKENFQEGRADGPKSGYAYEVLQSVARYANWELEYVPGTLEEHLESLRRMDGKIDILAGVPSDSALFRFLRVPHVPMLVESHFVYCRTQEMNDYVDYTSLIGKKIGVTAGSLAEQSVRKWKAMTGFDYTVVPFYDDTVANISADTLRVRAFHEGKIDLVGDLENQVFKDDGMQPVVQVSSVNKYIGISLRSIYLMPELSRAIGIIYSSSPHFFMDLEDKYYSEIATRNILPVEEKIWINNHEQLRVGYFEGYAPFSESGSDGRAKGLFQDVLEFTLKSYGIQATLTYHGYKSYRQMISDLVFGKIDLAIPIYANDYRSERYGFFQSMRVSSSPMVWAYREDSKANLLDNMESLTDEQCSKIRIAISEDTPLQEAVFSDHYSKATAVRFKNWLECVKAVENGEADGTLLNVYRSMVNLHQNYTLKRKELKTMSSWSFGVSHENPELLRILDRGITLFGADNMAESLVRHTEASYAFTFWDYVQSHIQASLGVLVFLVCLILSFLLYVICQKRLQKDLNQKARFDAVTDLPNRRAFNEDFQKLLEKRLSLDLVVGVMDLDALKDTNDSLGHAAGDELIQGAGECLDLFIAPYGKVYKVGGDEFFAIFWCSEEALQELRQKLKKSFASWKGKKVESLSVSCGFASRREFQGSSLGELMRVADDRMYKEKFSHRASIRVKTKSGVFKNVAGYGKLFKNNEEKTMLDSFIAAYETQYDTLTSLPTMSYFLEMIEAPQHPIHKSGKTPVMISFNLNGMKGYNTRFGLQEGNELLIAFADILKKVYGKDSCSRFGEDRFYVVTTNTAVEENVNRVFDMMAQCNNGTSLKVRAGIYVDDSDNPSFASLAADRARTACDHNRDYASHFTYFDEKMKKSLETRDFVIFNIDNAMALGHIHAYYQPKISTATGKLVGFEVLARWIDPVLGFISPADFIPVLEEFGLTYKLDMFIVEELARDYKRTFNMGFKEIPISFNLSRMDFIVGNPREEIKKLLEEHKISMKYFQVEITESCVMTDPKKMKKEIELFRSSGFEVLMDDFGSGYSSLGTLREFEFDEIKIDMSFMRNFGEKSKAIISSIVAMAKELGVRTLCEGVETQEQVDFLKEIGCECIQGWFYGKAEPLNIVIEKWLKNPDAIL from the coding sequence ATGGGGAAGCAAAATACATTCGCAAAATTATGGGGATGCCTGTGGGTGATTCTTTGCTTTGCCGTACTTGGTTATGCAAAAGATGCGCGCGTCGTTAAAGTCGGTTGGTTTGAAAAGGAAAACTTTCAAGAAGGCAGAGCTGATGGCCCTAAATCGGGCTATGCTTATGAAGTTTTGCAGAGTGTAGCTCGCTATGCGAACTGGGAATTGGAATATGTCCCGGGAACCCTGGAAGAGCACCTGGAAAGCTTGCGCCGTATGGATGGAAAGATTGATATTTTGGCGGGGGTACCGTCAGATTCTGCTCTTTTCCGGTTTCTGCGTGTCCCGCATGTTCCGATGCTTGTAGAGTCGCATTTTGTTTACTGCCGTACGCAAGAAATGAATGACTATGTAGATTACACGTCTCTCATCGGAAAGAAGATTGGCGTGACTGCGGGTTCTTTGGCGGAACAGTCTGTGCGGAAGTGGAAAGCGATGACCGGCTTTGATTATACGGTCGTCCCGTTTTATGATGATACTGTAGCAAATATTTCGGCGGACACGTTGCGTGTACGAGCGTTTCATGAAGGGAAGATAGACTTGGTCGGGGACTTGGAGAACCAGGTCTTTAAGGACGATGGAATGCAGCCTGTGGTGCAGGTATCTTCGGTTAATAAGTACATCGGTATTTCTCTTAGAAGCATTTACTTGATGCCGGAGCTCAGCCGTGCGATTGGGATTATTTATTCGTCTTCTCCGCATTTCTTCATGGATTTGGAAGACAAGTATTATAGCGAAATAGCGACGCGAAATATTTTGCCGGTGGAAGAAAAAATTTGGATCAACAATCACGAACAGCTGCGCGTCGGTTATTTTGAAGGCTATGCACCGTTTAGCGAATCGGGAAGTGACGGCCGAGCCAAGGGGCTTTTTCAGGACGTCTTGGAATTTACCTTAAAATCTTATGGCATTCAGGCGACGCTGACGTATCACGGGTACAAGAGCTATCGTCAGATGATTTCGGACCTTGTCTTTGGTAAAATCGATTTGGCGATACCGATCTATGCCAATGATTACCGCTCTGAAAGATATGGCTTTTTCCAGAGTATGAGGGTTTCTTCTTCGCCAATGGTCTGGGCCTATCGCGAGGACTCCAAGGCGAACTTGCTGGATAATATGGAAAGCCTGACGGATGAGCAGTGCTCGAAAATTCGAATTGCGATTTCGGAAGACACGCCGTTGCAGGAAGCGGTATTTTCGGATCATTATTCCAAGGCGACCGCTGTCCGTTTCAAGAACTGGCTCGAATGCGTTAAGGCGGTGGAAAACGGCGAAGCGGATGGAACTCTGCTGAATGTTTACCGTTCGATGGTCAATTTGCACCAGAATTATACTTTGAAGCGCAAAGAACTGAAGACGATGAGTAGCTGGTCCTTTGGTGTGAGCCATGAAAATCCAGAACTGCTCAGGATCTTGGACCGCGGTATTACGTTATTTGGCGCAGATAATATGGCGGAATCCCTGGTGCGCCATACGGAAGCTTCCTATGCGTTTACCTTCTGGGATTATGTGCAGTCGCATATCCAGGCTTCTCTTGGTGTGCTCGTCTTTTTGGTGTGCTTAATCCTTTCGTTCTTGCTTTATGTGATTTGCCAGAAGAGATTGCAGAAGGATTTGAATCAGAAGGCTCGTTTTGATGCGGTAACGGATTTGCCGAACCGTAGAGCGTTTAATGAAGATTTCCAGAAACTTTTGGAAAAGCGCTTGAGTCTCGATTTAGTTGTCGGCGTGATGGACTTGGATGCGTTGAAGGATACGAACGATTCCTTGGGACATGCTGCTGGCGACGAATTGATTCAGGGTGCTGGTGAATGTCTGGATCTGTTTATTGCACCTTATGGAAAGGTGTACAAGGTGGGTGGGGATGAATTCTTCGCGATTTTCTGGTGCTCGGAAGAGGCTCTGCAGGAGCTGCGACAGAAATTGAAAAAGAGCTTTGCCTCCTGGAAGGGTAAAAAGGTGGAAAGTCTTTCTGTTTCGTGTGGCTTTGCATCCCGTCGAGAATTCCAGGGTTCCTCTTTAGGGGAATTGATGCGTGTTGCAGATGACCGCATGTATAAGGAAAAATTCTCGCACCGTGCAAGCATTCGTGTGAAGACGAAGTCCGGCGTTTTCAAGAATGTGGCGGGCTACGGAAAGCTCTTTAAAAACAACGAAGAAAAGACGATGCTAGACTCCTTTATCGCAGCCTATGAAACGCAGTACGATACGTTGACGAGTCTTCCGACGATGTCTTACTTCCTTGAAATGATCGAAGCTCCACAACATCCGATTCACAAATCTGGTAAGACTCCGGTCATGATTTCCTTCAACCTGAATGGCATGAAGGGCTATAATACACGCTTCGGTTTGCAGGAAGGCAATGAACTTTTGATCGCTTTTGCCGATATTTTGAAAAAGGTTTACGGCAAGGATAGCTGCTCTCGCTTTGGCGAAGACCGTTTTTATGTGGTGACGACGAATACGGCTGTTGAAGAAAACGTGAATCGCGTATTTGATATGATGGCGCAGTGCAATAACGGCACGTCGTTGAAGGTTCGCGCCGGTATCTACGTGGACGACTCCGACAATCCGAGCTTTGCAAGCCTTGCGGCAGACCGTGCAAGAACGGCTTGTGACCATAACCGTGATTATGCCTCTCACTTCACCTATTTCGATGAAAAGATGAAGAAGAGCCTTGAAACTCGTGACTTTGTCATTTTCAACATTGACAATGCGATGGCCTTGGGACATATCCATGCCTATTACCAGCCGAAGATCAGTACGGCAACGGGCAAGCTGGTAGGTTTTGAAGTTCTCGCACGCTGGATTGATCCGGTTCTCGGATTTATTTCGCCGGCGGACTTCATTCCTGTTCTTGAAGAATTCGGCTTGACTTACAAGCTCGATATGTTCATTGTGGAAGAACTGGCGAGAGATTACAAGAGAACGTTCAACATGGGCTTCAAGGAAATTCCGATATCCTTTAATCTGTCGCGTATGGACTTTATTGTGGGTAATCCGCGTGAAGAAATTAAGAAACTCCTGGAAGAACACAAGATTTCGATGAAGTATTTCCAGGTGGAAATTACGGAATCCTGCGTGATGACGGACCCGAAGAAGATGAAAAAAGAAATCGAGCTCTTCCGTTCGTCGGGTTTTGAAGTGCTGATGGATGACTTCGGCAGTGGCTACTCTTCGCTGGGTACGCTCCGCGAATTTGAATTCGATGAAATCAAGATTGACATGAGCTTTATGCGCAATTTTGGAGAAAAGTCCAAGGCGATTATTTCTTCGATTGTGGCGATGGCGAAAGAACTTGGCGTTCGCACGCTTTGCGAAGGTGTAGAAACTCAGGAGCAGGTGGATTTCTTGAAGGAAATCGGCTGTGAATGTATCCAGGGATGGTTCTACGGCAAGGCGGAACCGCTGAATATTGTCATCGAAAAATGGCTGAAGAATCCGGACGCTATTTTGTAA
- a CDS encoding SIMPL domain-containing protein, whose translation MGNKVSIAAFIILAFVCAMLVFNRGDSKKGIKPTASGNAEKTPSIHVSVSEEKNFVANEYRLVFNVELYGKNKEKLFKDMDVRRSQIFEYAKSMGISEENVEQNSLQVEKPWNYLKTQKFVARQNFKISVSSKESADSLSELLSVIPDVEILQTNALLKDEDSLQAAIVKKACEKALLQADHYAEGVGEKTGKVLFVRGDVESSKFNMADSVSLGVDMDLSMSIANSDDGNAKSFLAVEATVERRYPADEFLGSFSLECVEKDKQALYRKMDEKSQSVIAQIKTLGIPESNISVQRMSLKKKWEYEDGGRRFMGYEAIQEIHVKTDSKELATALIDLLAPNADLQCNGTFPLLKKRQLLEAQVILKSGEKALAKAKLFADGLDMKLGKTQQVSDGSSMYEGITVLGDARAKSYDTMLLGGGSSRNVIADSVEVKASTNLVVELN comes from the coding sequence ATGGGTAATAAGGTATCTATTGCGGCATTCATCATTCTTGCATTCGTCTGTGCAATGCTAGTATTTAACCGTGGAGACTCGAAAAAAGGAATCAAGCCGACCGCTTCGGGAAATGCGGAGAAAACTCCGTCGATCCATGTTTCTGTTTCGGAAGAAAAGAACTTTGTAGCGAACGAATACAGACTTGTTTTTAACGTGGAACTCTACGGTAAAAACAAGGAAAAGCTTTTTAAGGATATGGATGTTCGTCGAAGCCAGATTTTTGAATATGCGAAGTCGATGGGCATTTCCGAAGAAAACGTGGAACAGAACAGCTTGCAAGTTGAAAAGCCCTGGAACTATCTCAAGACGCAAAAATTTGTTGCCCGTCAGAACTTTAAAATTTCGGTGTCGAGCAAGGAGTCTGCGGATTCTTTGAGCGAACTGCTTTCGGTAATTCCGGACGTAGAAATTTTGCAGACAAACGCCTTGCTAAAGGATGAAGATTCTTTGCAGGCGGCGATCGTGAAAAAAGCCTGTGAAAAAGCGCTGCTTCAGGCGGACCATTATGCGGAAGGCGTCGGGGAAAAAACGGGAAAGGTCCTGTTTGTGCGTGGGGATGTGGAATCGTCCAAGTTTAATATGGCGGATTCGGTTTCCCTGGGCGTTGACATGGATCTTTCGATGTCGATTGCAAACTCGGATGATGGCAATGCCAAGTCTTTCTTGGCGGTGGAGGCAACGGTGGAACGCAGGTATCCGGCAGATGAATTCCTAGGCAGCTTCTCTTTGGAATGCGTTGAAAAAGATAAGCAGGCTTTGTATCGGAAAATGGATGAAAAGAGCCAAAGCGTGATAGCTCAGATCAAGACGCTGGGAATTCCGGAATCCAATATTTCGGTGCAGCGGATGTCGCTTAAAAAGAAGTGGGAATATGAAGATGGCGGTAGGCGGTTTATGGGCTATGAGGCGATACAAGAAATCCATGTGAAAACGGATTCGAAGGAACTCGCAACAGCCTTGATCGATTTGCTTGCCCCGAATGCGGATTTGCAGTGCAATGGAACGTTTCCCTTGTTGAAAAAACGTCAGCTGTTAGAAGCTCAGGTGATTTTGAAGTCGGGCGAAAAGGCTTTGGCGAAGGCAAAGCTTTTTGCGGACGGCTTGGACATGAAGCTCGGTAAAACGCAACAGGTGAGCGATGGTTCAAGTATGTATGAGGGCATTACCGTGCTGGGCGATGCGCGTGCCAAATCCTACGACACGATGTTGCTTGGCGGAGGTTCTTCGCGAAATGTTATCGCGGATTCCGTCGAAGTCAAGGCTTCGACAAATCTTGTAGTCGAATTGAATTAG
- a CDS encoding DUF1846 domain-containing protein, whose protein sequence is MYKIGFDNDAYLKTQSQKIAERIAKFGGKLYLEFGGKLFDDFHASRVLPGFAPDSKIRMLTKMKDKAEVIIAINASDIEKNKVRGDLGITYDMDVLRLIDAFRGYGLYVSSVVLTRFENQPSAVAYQKKLEGLGLKVYRHYPIEGYPANIPLIVSDDGYGKNEFVETTRELVVVTAPGPGSGKMAVCLSQLYHENKHNVKAGYAKFETFPIWNIPLKHPVNLAYEAATADLNDVNMIDPFHLEAYGKTTVNYNRDVEIFPVLNTTFEQILGESPYKSPTDMGVNMAGNCIIDDAATCAASNEEIIRRYYNTLCQVRKGQADQEQVYKLKLVMEQAHIKPEDRKVAVAALKEAEETNGPAVAIELQDGAIVTGKTTSLLGACASALLNALKHLAGIPDEVRLLSPMVIEPIQNLKTTQLRHKNPRLHMDEVLIALSVCALTDYNAKIALEKLSELEHCEVHASVILAQVDVDVFRRLRVNLTMEPKYQSSKLYHE, encoded by the coding sequence ATGTACAAGATTGGATTTGATAACGACGCTTATCTGAAAACTCAATCGCAAAAGATTGCAGAACGCATTGCAAAATTTGGCGGAAAACTCTATCTCGAATTCGGCGGAAAGCTTTTCGACGACTTCCATGCATCCCGCGTTCTTCCGGGTTTCGCTCCGGACAGCAAGATTCGTATGCTGACGAAGATGAAGGACAAGGCGGAGGTCATCATCGCGATCAACGCAAGCGACATTGAAAAAAACAAGGTCCGCGGCGACCTTGGCATCACTTACGACATGGACGTTCTCCGTTTGATCGACGCCTTCCGCGGTTACGGTCTTTACGTAAGCAGTGTGGTGCTGACCCGTTTTGAAAACCAGCCTAGCGCAGTCGCTTACCAAAAGAAACTCGAAGGCCTCGGTCTCAAAGTTTACCGCCATTATCCAATCGAAGGCTACCCGGCGAACATTCCGCTGATCGTGAGCGACGACGGCTACGGTAAAAACGAATTCGTAGAAACGACTCGCGAACTCGTCGTGGTGACCGCTCCGGGTCCGGGAAGTGGAAAAATGGCTGTTTGCCTTTCCCAGCTTTACCATGAAAATAAGCACAATGTAAAGGCGGGCTACGCCAAGTTTGAAACGTTCCCGATCTGGAACATTCCCTTGAAGCACCCGGTGAACCTTGCCTACGAAGCCGCCACCGCCGACTTGAACGACGTCAACATGATTGACCCGTTCCATCTCGAAGCCTACGGCAAAACGACTGTCAATTACAACCGTGACGTGGAAATTTTCCCGGTTCTGAACACGACCTTCGAACAGATCCTCGGCGAATCCCCGTACAAGTCTCCGACGGACATGGGCGTGAACATGGCGGGCAACTGCATCATCGACGATGCCGCGACCTGCGCCGCTTCAAATGAAGAAATCATCCGCCGTTACTACAACACGCTTTGCCAGGTTCGCAAGGGCCAAGCAGACCAGGAACAGGTTTACAAGCTCAAGTTGGTGATGGAACAGGCTCACATCAAGCCGGAAGACCGCAAAGTCGCTGTCGCCGCGCTGAAGGAAGCCGAAGAAACGAACGGCCCGGCGGTTGCCATTGAACTCCAGGACGGCGCAATCGTGACCGGCAAAACCACGTCCCTACTCGGCGCTTGCGCAAGCGCGCTCCTGAACGCACTCAAGCATTTGGCAGGCATCCCGGACGAAGTCCGCTTGCTTTCCCCGATGGTCATTGAACCGATTCAGAACTTGAAGACGACCCAGCTGCGGCACAAGAATCCTCGCCTGCACATGGACGAAGTCCTGATTGCGCTCTCCGTTTGCGCTCTGACGGATTACAATGCGAAAATCGCTCTCGAAAAGCTCTCCGAGCTCGAACATTGCGAAGTCCATGCAAGCGTCATTCTTGCGCAGGTTGACGTGGACGTCTTCCGCCGTCTCCGCGTAAACCTCACGATGGAACCGAAGTATCAGTCTTCCAAACTCTACCACGAATAA
- a CDS encoding cation transporter produces MFNKQKRHFSRLVIQKQETAKYKQIEMQTLKVGIWINILMGLCGWVGYYFASSYALALDGSLCTISAVSFIVALRITRKRDVKSEEYPFGIYSVENVYAMLQGILLIAITVFSIFESIGSIISYIKSGPTILEPLKLTPLLIYTIGMVFACAGVWLYYRRQLEKTAGESPILKSETVAAYVDTFVTVGTGLALILMAIVPQDSPFAFLNYIGDSIIVIGISLFLLPPPIRVVSHSFFSLIGRTTQNAALRNRTEAVIKAALDPSFKLVKVLLFHVGSSYEVDITITPQNDAQMNLEKYREARSTIEAELKKLYPNLVLQIFLL; encoded by the coding sequence ATGTTCAACAAGCAAAAACGCCATTTTTCGCGTCTGGTTATTCAGAAACAGGAAACAGCAAAATACAAGCAAATCGAGATGCAAACCCTCAAGGTCGGCATCTGGATCAACATTTTAATGGGACTCTGTGGCTGGGTCGGCTACTACTTTGCAAGTTCCTACGCGCTCGCCCTGGACGGAAGCCTTTGCACAATCTCCGCGGTCAGCTTTATCGTAGCCCTGCGCATCACCCGCAAGCGCGACGTCAAAAGCGAAGAATACCCCTTCGGCATTTACAGCGTAGAAAACGTTTACGCAATGCTCCAAGGCATTCTCCTGATAGCGATTACCGTGTTCTCGATTTTTGAAAGTATAGGCAGCATCATAAGCTACATCAAAAGCGGCCCGACAATACTTGAGCCCTTAAAGCTCACCCCGCTTCTTATCTACACGATCGGCATGGTATTTGCCTGTGCAGGCGTTTGGCTGTACTACCGCAGACAACTCGAGAAAACAGCGGGCGAAAGCCCCATTCTCAAATCCGAAACCGTCGCCGCTTATGTCGATACGTTCGTCACCGTCGGCACGGGCCTTGCCCTCATCCTCATGGCAATCGTCCCGCAAGATTCCCCCTTCGCCTTCCTGAATTACATCGGCGACTCGATCATCGTCATCGGAATCTCGCTCTTTTTGCTGCCGCCTCCGATCCGCGTCGTTTCGCATTCCTTCTTCTCGCTGATTGGAAGGACCACGCAAAACGCCGCCTTGCGAAACCGCACCGAAGCCGTCATCAAGGCGGCTCTCGACCCGAGCTTTAAACTTGTCAAGGTTCTGCTCTTCCACGTCGGTTCCAGCTACGAAGTCGATATCACCATCACTCCGCAGAATGACGCCCAAATGAACCTGGAAAAATATCGAGAGGCGCGCAGCACGATCGAAGCGGAATTAAAAAAACTGTACCCGAATCTTGTGCTGCAAATCTTTTTGCTTTAA
- a CDS encoding DUF6175 family protein → MLVKILSVFLLLVSSAFAQNSKFDSRYQAAEKTFDAYNGKTGSQESGASTPTFSSPRTSSEEIQVPISILVLPAKNAKNLSELEIVNKNPYSRALMESLNSFFAKKNYELKSLEKEKELENFILTQNAISGKEEDLAYLASLYIGADIYVKFTGDLSSKEINVQLNAYESTTGQTIGSSASKQKISNTKETQKFIQIAATDAARQLDTKLQDYCQAQKKSTQYKVMMNLVGDFAEDFIEDIHEQITMNIPELFQKVIFNVMTEKTVDMTVYANPAEYSDSQAIYSAIRAKLKSVVGVKKTNITKKLIFMDLK, encoded by the coding sequence ATGTTGGTAAAGATTTTATCCGTTTTTTTATTACTGGTTTCGTCAGCCTTTGCGCAAAATTCAAAGTTCGATTCCCGCTATCAAGCCGCAGAAAAGACCTTTGATGCGTATAATGGCAAAACCGGTTCACAAGAAAGCGGAGCGTCTACACCAACATTTTCTTCCCCTCGTACATCTTCCGAAGAAATTCAAGTTCCCATTTCCATTCTCGTTTTGCCCGCTAAAAATGCCAAAAATTTATCCGAGTTGGAAATCGTCAATAAAAATCCCTATTCTCGGGCATTGATGGAAAGCCTCAACTCCTTTTTTGCAAAAAAGAATTACGAATTAAAATCTCTCGAAAAAGAAAAAGAACTGGAAAATTTTATCCTGACACAGAATGCCATTTCCGGAAAGGAAGAAGACCTCGCCTATTTGGCAAGTTTATATATCGGAGCCGATATCTATGTAAAATTTACGGGCGACTTGTCTTCGAAAGAAATAAATGTTCAACTGAATGCTTATGAGTCCACAACCGGTCAAACAATAGGAAGCAGTGCTTCGAAGCAAAAAATTTCAAATACCAAAGAAACCCAAAAATTCATTCAAATTGCCGCAACCGATGCTGCACGCCAGCTCGACACGAAGTTGCAGGATTATTGCCAAGCGCAAAAAAAGAGTACACAATACAAAGTCATGATGAATCTTGTCGGCGATTTCGCCGAAGATTTCATCGAGGATATTCACGAGCAAATCACGATGAATATCCCCGAATTGTTCCAAAAAGTCATTTTCAACGTGATGACCGAAAAAACGGTGGACATGACCGTTTACGCCAATCCTGCCGAATATTCCGACTCCCAAGCTATCTACAGCGCTATTCGCGCAAAATTAAAATCAGTCGTTGGCGTCAAGAAAACCAACATCACGAAAAAATTGATTTTTATGGACTTGAAATAA
- a CDS encoding glycosyltransferase has product MKNSRRVRLADRKSLLQFYRDHKMADLPQVTTQLPVFNEANCVERLIDAVCAIDYPKDRHEIQVLDDSTDECYEVTKRKVAEKQAEGFDIKLIHRTNRKDFKAGALAAGMEVAKGEYLAIFDADFVPQKDFLLKTIPHLIMNENVGLVQGRWGHLNRSESGLTLAQSIGIDGHFVVEQSARSWGDLFMNFNGTAGVWRKQAIVDAGGWEGDTLTEDMDLSYRSQLAGWKMKFVFDVIVPAELPDDINAFKAQQFRWAKGSIQTAIKDLPLVFKAKGVPFRKKLGAFLHTTHYSIHPCMLFTALAAYPLLAWYDPVTNIPAWLFTLGFAFIFLAAIAPSTLYFVAQRCSGYTGWKTRMLSLPALMAMGVGIAVSNTRAWFSAVLGRKGSFVRTPKTGGKKHSFFRQKFPYLAILEIAVGVYCIVGVLAYIGARKFIIGPFLALYAIGFLAVGALSFIQYFQNLLNIHKESTK; this is encoded by the coding sequence TTGAAGAACAGCCGCCGCGTTCGTCTCGCGGACCGCAAGAGCCTTCTTCAGTTCTACCGCGATCATAAAATGGCAGACTTGCCGCAGGTCACCACCCAGCTTCCGGTCTTCAACGAAGCGAACTGCGTGGAACGTTTGATCGACGCTGTCTGCGCAATCGACTATCCGAAGGATCGACACGAAATTCAAGTCTTGGACGACTCCACCGATGAATGTTACGAAGTCACCAAGCGCAAGGTTGCCGAAAAGCAGGCCGAAGGATTCGATATTAAGCTCATTCACCGTACTAACCGTAAGGACTTCAAGGCAGGCGCTCTTGCCGCCGGTATGGAAGTGGCCAAAGGCGAATACCTCGCCATCTTCGACGCCGACTTCGTCCCGCAGAAAGACTTCCTCCTCAAGACGATTCCGCACCTGATCATGAATGAAAACGTCGGTCTCGTCCAGGGCCGCTGGGGACACTTGAACCGTTCCGAATCCGGTCTTACCCTTGCCCAGTCGATCGGTATCGACGGTCACTTCGTTGTGGAACAGTCCGCCCGTAGTTGGGGCGATCTTTTCATGAACTTCAACGGTACCGCAGGCGTCTGGCGTAAACAGGCCATCGTGGACGCTGGTGGTTGGGAAGGCGATACGCTGACCGAAGACATGGACCTTTCTTACCGTAGCCAGCTCGCCGGTTGGAAGATGAAGTTCGTATTCGATGTGATCGTTCCGGCCGAACTTCCGGACGACATCAACGCATTCAAGGCTCAGCAATTCCGCTGGGCAAAGGGTTCCATTCAAACCGCCATTAAAGATCTTCCGCTCGTCTTCAAGGCAAAGGGCGTTCCGTTCCGCAAAAAGCTCGGAGCCTTCCTGCACACGACGCACTACTCGATTCACCCGTGCATGCTCTTTACCGCTCTCGCCGCTTATCCGCTCCTCGCCTGGTACGACCCGGTAACGAACATTCCGGCTTGGCTCTTCACTCTCGGTTTTGCATTCATCTTCCTCGCGGCCATCGCTCCTTCGACCCTCTACTTCGTCGCTCAGCGTTGCTCCGGCTACACCGGTTGGAAAACCCGCATGCTTTCTCTTCCAGCTCTGATGGCCATGGGCGTCGGTATCGCAGTCAGCAACACCCGCGCATGGTTCTCTGCGGTTCTCGGTCGTAAAGGCTCTTTCGTCCGCACCCCGAAGACCGGTGGCAAGAAGCACTCCTTCTTCCGTCAAAAATTCCCGTATCTCGCGATCCTCGAAATCGCAGTCGGCGTTTACTGCATCGTGGGTGTTCTCGCTTACATCGGTGCCCGCAAGTTCATCATCGGTCCGTTCCTCGCCCTCTACGCAATCGGCTTCCTCGCTGTGGGCGCATTGAGCTTTATCCAGTACTTCCAAAATTTGCTGAACATTCACAAAGAGAGCACGAAGTAG
- a CDS encoding sulfurtransferase TusA family protein has translation MAQGKQEISPLEKWYEAGKNDPKIGASLRLLLGHALVAVFRNNRPVLSIFSPEKAISLAQRLPKGILPEAIGTWLAHPEKYAKEILHFCEKSRELEFPTEIDLSAFSTGAVDMRGVRCPTGSVRARLVLAGMEPGDLVTFWIDDGEPIENVPRAMVEDGNHIVFREKRENYWELRVQKREIK, from the coding sequence ATGGCGCAAGGTAAGCAAGAAATTTCTCCACTTGAAAAATGGTACGAAGCGGGTAAAAACGACCCGAAAATCGGGGCGTCCCTAAGGCTTTTGCTCGGGCACGCCCTAGTGGCGGTTTTTCGGAATAATCGCCCGGTTCTTTCCATTTTTTCGCCAGAAAAAGCCATTTCTTTGGCTCAGAGGCTACCTAAAGGAATACTTCCGGAAGCAATCGGAACCTGGCTTGCGCATCCCGAAAAGTATGCAAAAGAAATTTTGCATTTTTGTGAAAAATCCAGGGAGTTGGAATTCCCGACGGAAATCGACCTTTCTGCCTTTTCGACGGGGGCGGTGGATATGCGCGGGGTACGTTGTCCGACGGGATCGGTGCGGGCGAGACTTGTGCTTGCCGGAATGGAACCAGGGGACTTGGTGACGTTCTGGATCGATGACGGGGAACCGATTGAAAATGTGCCTCGCGCGATGGTCGAAGACGGAAATCACATCGTTTTTCGCGAAAAAAGAGAAAATTATTGGGAATTACGGGTGCAAAAACGGGAAATAAAGTAG